A genomic stretch from Microtus pennsylvanicus isolate mMicPen1 chromosome 11, mMicPen1.hap1, whole genome shotgun sequence includes:
- the Haghl gene encoding hydroxyacylglutathione hydrolase-like protein encodes MKVKVIPVLEDNYMYLIIEEHTREAVAVDVAVPKRLLEIAGREGVSLTTVLTTHHHWDHTRGNAELVHLQPGLAVMGADERICALTRRLAHGEELQFGAIHVRCLLTPGHTSGHMCYFLWEDECLDPPALFSGDALSVAGCGWHLEDTAQQMYQSLTKTLGTLPPQTKVFCGHEHTLSNLEFAQKVEPCNNHVRAKLSWAQKRDDDDIPTVPSTLGEELLYNPFLRVTEDPVREFTGQVAPAQVLEVLCRERARFQLALEPPQPQVRALLALQWGLLSAPQEK; translated from the exons ATGAAGGTCAAAGTCATCCCGGTACTTGAAGACAACTACATGTACCTGATCATAGAGGAGCACACACGGGAGGCAGTGGCTGTGGATGTGGCTGTGCCCAAGAGG CTGCTGGAGATTGCAGGCCGCGAGGGGGTGTCTCTGACCACGGTGCTGACCACCCATCATCACTG GGACCACACACGTGGAAATGCAGAGCTGGTGCACCTGCAGCCAGGACTGGCGGTCATGGGAGCAGATGAGCGCATCTGTGCACTAACCCGCAGGCTGGCACATGGGGAGGAGCTTCAG TTTGGGGCCATCCACGTGCGATGCCTCTTGACGCCAGGCCACACCTCTGGCCACATGTGCTACTTCCTGTGGGAGGATGAATGCCTGGACCCACCAGCCCTCTTCTCTG GGGATGCTCTGTCAGTGGCAGGCTGTGGCTGGCATCTGGAGGACACTGCCCAGCAGATGTACCAGAGCTTGACCAAGACCCTAGGCACCCTACCACCCCAGACG AAGGTGTTCTGTGGTCATGAGCATACGCTGAGCAATCTTGAATTTGCACAGAAGGTGGAGCCCTGCAACAACCATGTGCGAGCTAAGCTGTCCTGGGCCCAG AAGAGGGACGATGATGACATACCTACCGTGCCTTCGACACTGGGCGAGGAGCTCTTGTACAACCCTTTCCTGAGGGTGAC AGAGGATCCAGTTCGTGAGTTCACAGGCCAGGTGGCACCAGCCCAGGTCCTGGAGGTGCTCTGCAGGGAGCGAGCACGCTTCCAGCTCGCTCTGGAGCCACCACAGCCCCAGGTTCGGGCACTCCTGGCCTTGCAGTGGGGACTTCTGAGTGCACCCCAGGAAAAATGA
- the Metrn gene encoding meteorin, whose product MPVAVLLCALCCGLLAVSARAGYSEDRCSWRGSGLTQEPGSVGQLTLDCTKGAVEWLYPAGALRLTLDSPDPGMRPSIVCLRPTRPFAGAQVFAERMGGNLELLLAEGPDLAGGRCMRWGPRERRALFLQATPHRDISRRVAAFRFELHEDQRAEMPPQAQGPGVDGACRPCSDAELLLAACTSDFVIHGTIHGVTHDMELQESVITVVATRVIRQTLPLFQEEGSEGLGQTSIRTPLRCGVRPGPGSFLFMGWSRFGEAWLGCAPRFQEFSRVYTAALTAHLNPCEVALD is encoded by the exons ATGCCGGTAGCCGTGCTTCTCTGCGCGCTATGCTGCGGCCTCCTGGCCGTCTCTGCTCGTGCCGGTTACTCCGAGGACCGCTGCAGCTGGAGGGGCAG TGGCTTGACCCAGGAGCCCGGCAGCGTGGGGCAGCTGACCCTGGATTGTACTAAGGGCGCTGTCGAGTGGCTGTACCCAGCCGGGGCGCTGCGCTTGACCCTGGACAGCCCCGATCCGGGCATGCGGCCCAGCATCGTCTGTCTGCGCCCAACGCGGCCCTTCGCTGGTGCCCAGGTCTTCGCTGAACGGATGGGCGGCAACCTAGAGTTGCTACTGGCCGAGGGCCCAGACCTGGCTGGCGGCCGCTGCATGCGATGGGGTCCCCGCGAGCGCCGGGCCCTTTTCCTGCAGGCCACACCACACCGCGACATCAGCCGCAGAGTTGCTGCCTTTCGTTTTGAGCTGCATGAGGACCAGCGTGCAGAAATGCCTCCCCAGGCCCAAGGTCCTGGTGTAGATG GTGCTTGCAGGCCCTGCAGTGATGCCGAGCTCCTTCTGGCTGCATGCACCAGTGACTTCG tgatacaTGGAACCATCCATGGGGTCACCCATGACATGGAGCTGCAAGAATCAGTCATCACTGTGGTGGCCACCCGTGTCATCCGCCAGACACTGCCCCTGTTCCAGGAAGAGGGCTCCGAGGGCCTGGGCCAGACCTCCATTCGTACCCCGTTGCGCTGCGGTGTGCGTCCTGGCCCAGGCTCCTTCCTTTTCATGGGCTGGAGCCGATTTGGTGAAGCCTGGCTGGGCTGTGCTCCCCGCTTCCAAGAGTTCAGCCGTGTCTATACAGCTGCCCTTACAGCCCACCTCAACCCATGTGAGGTAGCACTGGACTGA
- the Antkmt gene encoding adenine nucleotide translocase lysine N-methyltransferase isoform X1, translating into MDHDDPAEALTAVRERRPSLLELLQVATGSGLVAYTVWALLLQPGFRRVPLKLQVPYIGASARQVEHVLSLLRGRPGKMVDLGSGDGRIVLAAHQCGLRPAVGYELNPWLVGLARLHAWRAGCSGSVCYHRKDLWKVSLRDCHNVSVFLAPSVLPLLEDKLQKELPAGARVVSGRFPLPTWQPVAVVGEGMDRVWAYDVHGAGPAVSSCGVPIKAIPESSSTSLPRTLV; encoded by the exons ATGGATCACGACGACCCGGCCGAGGCATTGACTGCGGTGCGAGAGAGGCGGCCGAGTTTGCTGGAGCTGTTGCAAGTGGCGACAGGCTCCGGGTTGGTTGCCTACACCGTGTGGGCTCTGCTTCTGCAGCCGGGCTTCCGCCGCGTGCCTCTAAAACTTCAG GTGCCCTACATTGGTGCGAGTGCCCGACAGGTTGAGCACGTGCTGTCGCTGTTACGAGGCCGCCCTGGAAAAATGGTGGATCTAGGCTCTGGTGATGGCAGGATC GTGCTGGCGGCTCACCAATGTGGTCTCCGTCCAGCTGTGGGTTATGAGCTGAACCCGTGGCTTGTGGGACTTGCACGGCTGCATGCCTGGAGGGCTGGTTGTTCTGGGAGTGTCTGCTACCATCGGAAGGATCTCTGGAAG GTGAGCCTCAGAGACTGTCACAATGTGTCTGTGTTCCTGGCCCCCAGTGTG CTCCCACTGCTGGAGGATAAGCTGCAAAAAGAGCTACCTGCAGGGGCCCGTGTGGTATCTGGACGTTTCCCCCTTCCCACCTGGCAGCCTGTAGCTGTGGTGGGTGAGGGCATGGACAGAGTCTGGGCCTATGATGTCCATGGTGCTGGGCCAGCTGTGTCTTCTTGTGGGGTGCCCATCAAGGCCATACCAGAGTCCAGTTCTACCTCCCTTCCTAGGACTTTAGTTTGA
- the Ccdc78 gene encoding coiled-coil domain-containing protein 78 — translation MEYVAASGPKPGAPLQVTENVVPGTEDWLPRVSGQPAWATGLEGEYQTDPELSEKQRLQISKELVDLQIATHRLREQHEAEVFELKREVLRLESRVLELELHGNGDCRGHGVQPAASPGQHKVPPQEPAFVHQQKLQGELNLVLEHHRVRQQALETRVAVLGWQLQRAQEEARAADQRLAAQAMVLSTCQDQLRQAEAENAQLQLQLKKLNEEYAVRLQRYAKETVETTNSTGQAALQMFLEATLQDIRAAHRSREQQLAQAARTYRKRLVDLSRRQELLLSTCRATFATAINLEPSSMHWATELSHQREHEYGRYRTLLLCPEKRPGATSKEGRSQPLARDTTSWSQIQQKLRDFSQDTQVELERERAQLMVRATMAEQQLSELQEYVDQHLGRYKQEIQRLRKLVKTGDPQGVEAMPSSRPRRPRTQSH, via the exons ATGGAGTATGTGGCAGCCTCAGGCCCCAAGCCAGGTGCCCCACTTCAAGTCACAGAGAAC GTTGTTCCAGGAACTGAGGATTGGCTGCCAAGAGTTTCTGGACAGCCCGCCTGGGCTACCGGCCTGGAGGGAGAGTATCAGACAGATCCAGAGCTGAGTGAGAAGCAGCGGTTGCAG ATTTCCAAGGAGCTGGTTGACCTTCAGATTGCAACCCATCGCCTTCGTGAGCAGCATGAAGCTGAAGTCTTCGAGCTGAAGAGGGAA GTTCTTCGACTGGAAAGTCGGGTGCTAGAGCTAGAACTGCATGGAAATGGTGACTGCCGGGGACATGGAGTCCAACCAGCAGCCAGTCCGGGGCAACACAAGGTGCCACCACAAGAG CCAGCTTTTGTTCACCAGCAGAAGCTGCAGGGAGAGTTGAATTTGGTCCTGGAGCATCACAGAGTCAGACAGCAGGCACTGGAGACACGAGT GGCAGTCCTAGGCTGGCAGTTGCAGAGAGCCCAAGAGGAAGCCAGGGCAGCTGATCAGCGGCTGGCTGCCCAAGCAATG GTGCTGTCAACCTGTCAGGATCAGCTCCGGCAGGCTGAAGCTGAGAATGCTCAGCTGCAATTGCAGCTGAAGAAGTTGAATGAGGAGTATGCTGTCCGGCTGCAGCGCTATGCCAAAGAGACAGTG GAGACCACCAACAGTACAGGTCAGGCAGCCCTTCAGATGTTCCTGGAGGCCACTCTGCAGGACATTCGGGCCGCACACCGGAGCAGAGAACAACAGCTGGCCCAAGCGGCCCGGACCTACCGCAAGCGCCTGGTGGATCTGagccggaggcaggagctgctacTATCCACCTGCAG GGCTACTTTTGCAACAGCCATCAACCTGGAGCCATCATCCATGCACTGGGCCACTGAACTCAGCCACCAAAGGGAGCATGAG TATGGCCGATACAGGACACTGCTACTGTGCCCCGAGAAAAGACCTGGTGCAACTTCTAAGGAAGGAAGGTCACAGCCACT GGCCCGCGATACTACATCCTGGTCCCAAATCCAGCAGAAGTTGCGGGACTTCTCCCAGGACACCCAG GTAGAGCTAGAACGAGAGCGGGCACAGCTGATGGTCCGGGCCACCATGGCGGAACAGCAGCTTTCTGAGTTACAGGAGTATGTGGACCAGCACTTGGGCAG GTACAAGCAGGAAATCCAGAGACTGAGGAAGCTGGTGAAGACAGGAGATCCCCAGGGAGTAGAAGCTATGCCTTCCTCTAGGCCCCGACGCCCAAGGACCCAGAGTCACTAG
- the Ciao3 gene encoding cytosolic iron-sulfur assembly component 3 translates to MASPFSGVLQLTDLDDFIGPSQNCIKPVKVDKKPGSGIAKIHIEDDGSYLQVNPDGRTQKLEKAKVSLNDCLACSGCVTSAETVLIAQQSHEELQKVLDANKVAAPGEQRLVVVSVSPQARASLAARFQLDPSDTARKLTAFFKKIGVHFVFDTTFARNFSLLESQREFVRRFREQENSKEALPMLASACPGWICYAEKTHGNFILPYISTARSPQQVMGSLVKDFFAQQQHLTPDKIYHVTVMPCYDKKLEASRPDFFNQEYQTRDVDCVLTTGEVFRLLEEEGVSLVELEPVPLDGLTSSVSAEEPTSHRGGGSGGYLEHVFRHAAQELFGIHVTEVTYQPMRNKDFQEVTLKREGQVLLRFAVAYGFRNIQNLVQKLKRGRCPYHYVEVMACPSGCLNGGGQLKAPDMQGRELLEQVERLYSMVRNEAPEDAPGVQELYQHWLQGEGSEQASRLLHTQYHAVEKTNSGFSIRW, encoded by the exons ATGGCGTCGCCCTTCAGTGGGGTACTACAGCTGACCGACCTGGATGACTTCATCGGGCCGTCTCAG AACTGCATCAAGCCTGTGAAGGTGGATAAGAAGCCAGGAAGTGGCATAGCCAAGATCCACATCGAAGATGATGGAAGTTACCTCCAGGTGAACCCA GATGGAAGAACCCAGAAGCTGGAAAAGGCCAAGGTGTCCCTGAATGACTGCCTGGCGTGCAGTGGCTGCGTCACCTCCGCAGAGACAGTACTCATCGCCCAGCAGAGTCATGAGGAGCTGCAGAAGGTTCTGGATGCTAATAAG GTGGCAGCACCCGGTGAGCAGCGGCTGGTGGTCGTTTCCGTCTCACCCCAGGCCAGAGCATCGCTGGCTGCCAGGTTTCAGCTGGATCCCTCAGACACTGCCAGGAAATTAACTGCATTCTTCAAAAAAATAG GGGTACACTTCGTCTTCGATACCACCTTCGCTAGGAACTTCAGCCTCTTGGAGAGCCAGAGAGAGTTTGTGCGGCGGTTCCGGGAGCAAGAGAACTCCAAAGAGGCCCTGCCCATGCTGGCTTCTGCTTGCCCAG GCTGGATCTGCTATGCTGAGAAGACACATGGCAACTTTATCCTCCCCTACATCAGCACAGCCCGGTCCCCACAGCAGGTGATGGGCTCCTTGGTCAAGGACTTCTTTGCCCAGCAACAG CATCTGACTCCAGACAAGATCTACCATGTGACTGTGATGCCCTGCTATGACAAAAAGCTAGAAGCGTCCAGACCTGACTTCTTCAACCAGGAGTACCAGACCCGTGATGTGGACTGTGTCCTAACAACAG GAGAAGTCTTTAGGCTGCTGGAGGAAGAAGGCGTCTCACTCGTGGAGCTGGAGCCTGTGCCCCTGGATGGCTT AACCAGTAGTGTGTCTGCTGAGGAGCCCACCAGCCATCGAGGTGGCGGCTCAGGAGGCTACCTGGAGCATGTGTTCCGGCACGCGGCCCAAGAGCTCTTTGGAATCCATGTGACGGAAGTTACCTACCAGCCCATGAG GAACAAGGACTTCCAGGAGGTGACCCTGAAGAGGGAAGGCCAGGTACTGTTGCGATTTGCTGTGGCCTACGGCTTCCGCAACATCCAGAACCTTGTGCAGAAACTGAAACGAGGCCGCTGTCCCTACCATTATGTGGAAGTCATGGCCTGCCCTTCAG GCTGCTTGAATGGAGGGGGCCAGCTCAAGGCTCCAGATATGCAAGGCAGGGAGCTCCTTGAGCAAGTGGAAAGACTGTACAGCATGGTGAGGAATGAGGCACCCGAAGATGCCCCTGGGGTCCAGGAGCTGTACCAGCATTGGCTGCAAGGTGAGGGCTCCGAGCAGGCCAGCCGCTTGCTGCACACGCAATACCACGCCGTGGAGAAGACCAACTCAGGCTTCAGCATCAGGTGGTAG
- the Antkmt gene encoding adenine nucleotide translocase lysine N-methyltransferase isoform X2 — translation MDHDDPAEALTAVRERRPSLLELLQVATGSGLVAYTVWALLLQPGFRRVPLKLQVPYIGASARQVEHVLSLLRGRPGKMVDLGSGDGRIVLAAHQCGLRPAVGYELNPWLVGLARLHAWRAGCSGSVCYHRKDLWKLPLLEDKLQKELPAGARVVSGRFPLPTWQPVAVVGEGMDRVWAYDVHGAGPAVSSCGVPIKAIPESSSTSLPRTLV, via the exons ATGGATCACGACGACCCGGCCGAGGCATTGACTGCGGTGCGAGAGAGGCGGCCGAGTTTGCTGGAGCTGTTGCAAGTGGCGACAGGCTCCGGGTTGGTTGCCTACACCGTGTGGGCTCTGCTTCTGCAGCCGGGCTTCCGCCGCGTGCCTCTAAAACTTCAG GTGCCCTACATTGGTGCGAGTGCCCGACAGGTTGAGCACGTGCTGTCGCTGTTACGAGGCCGCCCTGGAAAAATGGTGGATCTAGGCTCTGGTGATGGCAGGATC GTGCTGGCGGCTCACCAATGTGGTCTCCGTCCAGCTGTGGGTTATGAGCTGAACCCGTGGCTTGTGGGACTTGCACGGCTGCATGCCTGGAGGGCTGGTTGTTCTGGGAGTGTCTGCTACCATCGGAAGGATCTCTGGAAG CTCCCACTGCTGGAGGATAAGCTGCAAAAAGAGCTACCTGCAGGGGCCCGTGTGGTATCTGGACGTTTCCCCCTTCCCACCTGGCAGCCTGTAGCTGTGGTGGGTGAGGGCATGGACAGAGTCTGGGCCTATGATGTCCATGGTGCTGGGCCAGCTGTGTCTTCTTGTGGGGTGCCCATCAAGGCCATACCAGAGTCCAGTTCTACCTCCCTTCCTAGGACTTTAGTTTGA